A window of Roseovarius sp. THAF27 contains these coding sequences:
- a CDS encoding DUF2796 domain-containing protein — protein sequence MKPIYLALATTTLAASAIAQDTRELDAHVHGVSTVEIAIEHGAIEINLLSPGMDIVGFEHEATSAEDREAVAAAIRQFLTPEEIVALPDAAGCQLNAVLAHLHTGDHEHDETDEHMEGDHDHDHDHDQAEADAHEHEHGDEAEAKHSEFHVTYGFACEDEDALTSIAFPFFERFPNAGEIEVQYVTEAGAGTAELTPDAAEVAFE from the coding sequence ATGAAACCGATCTATCTGGCCCTGGCCACCACGACCCTCGCCGCATCCGCAATCGCGCAGGACACGCGCGAGCTGGACGCGCATGTGCACGGCGTCTCGACAGTCGAGATCGCGATCGAACACGGTGCGATTGAGATCAACCTCCTGTCGCCGGGCATGGACATCGTCGGCTTCGAGCACGAAGCGACCTCTGCCGAGGACAGGGAGGCCGTGGCCGCCGCGATCCGTCAATTCCTGACCCCGGAAGAGATCGTGGCCCTACCCGATGCCGCAGGCTGTCAGCTGAACGCGGTGCTGGCCCATTTGCACACCGGCGATCACGAGCACGACGAAACCGATGAGCACATGGAAGGAGACCATGATCATGACCACGATCACGATCAAGCGGAGGCCGACGCGCACGAACATGAACACGGTGATGAGGCCGAGGCCAAGCATAGCGAATTCCACGTCACCTACGGCTTTGCCTGCGAGGATGAGGACGCGCTGACCTCCATCGCTTTCCCGTTCTTCGAGCGCTTCCCCAATGCCGGGGAAATCGAGGTTCAATACGTGACCGAGGCCGGTGCGGGCACGGCGGAACTGACGCCAGACGCCGCCGAAGTCGCTTTCGAGTAG
- a CDS encoding ABC transporter ATP-binding protein — MADPALTLQDVRFRWPGRTSFGMSVPEFRLDRGESVLLLGESGSGKSTLLSLVCGIVTADAGRVDLAGTDLATMQAGARDRFRAERIGVIFQQFNLLPYASVSDNILLPLKFAPERRKRAGPDDAARLCTALGLPGDIIQAKAGRLSVGQQQRVAVARALIGQPPLIVADEPTSALDAATQDAFLGLLFGQIAAAGSSLLMVSHDERLGARFDRVVHLTDIACVERQAA, encoded by the coding sequence ATGGCGGACCCGGCCCTGACTCTGCAAGACGTGCGGTTCCGCTGGCCGGGGCGGACGTCTTTCGGGATGTCGGTGCCGGAGTTCCGGCTGGACCGGGGCGAAAGCGTTCTGCTTCTGGGTGAAAGCGGGTCGGGCAAGTCCACGCTCTTGTCGCTCGTCTGCGGGATCGTCACCGCCGATGCCGGTCGGGTGGATCTGGCCGGCACCGATCTTGCCACCATGCAGGCTGGTGCGCGCGACAGGTTCCGGGCCGAGCGGATCGGCGTCATTTTCCAGCAATTCAACCTGCTGCCCTATGCCAGCGTGTCGGACAACATACTGCTGCCTTTGAAGTTCGCGCCGGAACGGCGCAAGCGTGCCGGCCCAGACGATGCAGCAAGGTTGTGCACCGCATTGGGCCTGCCCGGCGACATCATTCAGGCCAAGGCCGGGCGCCTTTCGGTCGGCCAGCAGCAGCGCGTCGCCGTCGCCCGCGCCCTGATCGGCCAGCCGCCCCTGATCGTCGCGGACGAGCCGACTTCGGCGCTCGATGCCGCGACGCAGGATGCGTTTCTGGGCCTTTTGTTCGGCCAGATCGCGGCTGCGGGTTCGTCTCTATTGATGGTCAGCCATGACGAAAGGCTGGGCGCGCGGTTCGACCGGGTGGTGCACCTCACTGACATCGCTTGCGTCGAAAGGCAGGCCGCATGA
- a CDS encoding ABC transporter permease: MILRLAFGSLMARALTVSMTVLAIALSVALFLGVEKVRTGAKASFADTISGTDLIVGARSGSVQLLLYSVFRIGNATNNVTWESYRDIADRPEVDWIVPISLGDSHRQFRVMGTTQAFFEHYKYRGGRSLEIGNGHGLEDLYDAVIGAEVAATLGYAVGDPIVVSHGLASFTHHDDQPFRVAGIIDRTGTPVDRTVIVSLEAIEAIHVDWQSGAQFPGQSTPVEQIRKMDLSPSAVTAALVGVKSRLQIFGLQRWINTYPEEPLLAVLPGVALQELWQIVGVAETALIGVSAMVVVTALLGMMAMIFSSLNERRREMAIWRAMGARPSTILGLLVLEAALMAALGALLGLALLYGGLALTQPVVDSAFGLWLPIAPPNGRELATLAGVIVAAALVSLFPALRAYRLSLSDGMMVRI; the protein is encoded by the coding sequence ATGATCCTGCGCCTTGCCTTCGGCTCTCTCATGGCGCGCGCCCTGACCGTCAGCATGACGGTGCTGGCCATCGCGCTGTCGGTCGCGCTGTTTCTCGGGGTCGAGAAGGTGCGCACCGGCGCCAAGGCCAGTTTCGCCGACACTATTTCGGGCACCGACCTGATTGTCGGGGCGCGCTCGGGATCAGTTCAGCTGTTGCTTTATTCCGTATTCCGGATCGGCAACGCCACCAATAACGTGACCTGGGAAAGCTACCGCGATATCGCCGACCGGCCCGAGGTGGACTGGATCGTGCCCATATCGCTGGGCGACAGCCACCGACAGTTCCGGGTGATGGGCACCACGCAGGCGTTCTTTGAGCACTACAAGTATCGCGGCGGTCGGTCTTTGGAGATCGGCAATGGCCACGGGCTGGAAGATCTTTACGACGCGGTCATTGGTGCCGAGGTCGCGGCAACGTTGGGCTATGCGGTCGGCGACCCGATCGTCGTGTCACACGGGCTTGCGTCCTTTACCCATCACGACGATCAGCCCTTTCGCGTGGCGGGCATCATCGACCGCACCGGCACCCCGGTAGACCGTACCGTCATCGTCAGCCTGGAGGCGATTGAGGCGATCCATGTCGATTGGCAGTCCGGCGCGCAATTTCCCGGCCAAAGCACGCCCGTCGAGCAGATACGTAAGATGGACCTGTCGCCTTCGGCGGTGACGGCCGCGCTGGTCGGGGTCAAGTCAAGGCTTCAGATCTTCGGCCTGCAACGCTGGATCAACACTTACCCCGAAGAGCCGCTGCTGGCGGTCCTGCCCGGTGTCGCCTTGCAGGAGTTGTGGCAGATCGTCGGCGTGGCCGAAACCGCGCTGATCGGCGTGTCGGCAATGGTTGTGGTGACGGCCCTCTTGGGCATGATGGCAATGATCTTTTCCTCGCTCAACGAACGCCGGCGGGAAATGGCGATCTGGCGGGCCATGGGCGCGCGCCCGTCGACCATCCTCGGCCTGCTCGTGCTGGAAGCGGCGCTGATGGCCGCCTTGGGCGCCCTCCTCGGCCTCGCGCTGCTTTACGGCGGGCTGGCGCTGACGCAGCCGGTGGTGGACAGCGCCTTCGGCCTCTGGCTACCGATCGCGCCGCCGAATGGGCGGGAACTGGCCACTCTCGCAGGTGTGATCGTCGCGGCGGCGCTTGTCAGCCTGTTTCCGGCCCTCAGGGCCTACCGCCTGTCGCTGTCTGATGGCATGATGGTCAGGATATGA
- a CDS encoding DUF3299 domain-containing protein, with protein MTRTHPSRRAVLAMLAATLLPGRAMASQYRVIEWPDLIPKGVPYGEIIGPGKIDEANDTWVPEYDRNAWRMNTRLNGKPIKLPGYIIPFDVNSQGVTSFMLVPYVGACIHTPPPPPNQLVFVTTKTPWPSDSLWDPVWVSGRLSAKSMKTQIADVGYRMTAERIEVYEWQ; from the coding sequence ATGACACGCACGCATCCCTCTCGCCGGGCCGTCCTGGCCATGCTTGCAGCAACCCTGCTTCCGGGCCGGGCGATGGCCAGCCAGTACCGTGTGATTGAATGGCCGGACCTGATCCCCAAGGGCGTGCCCTATGGCGAGATCATCGGCCCCGGCAAGATCGACGAGGCCAATGACACCTGGGTGCCGGAATACGACCGCAACGCGTGGCGGATGAACACGCGCCTCAACGGCAAGCCGATCAAGCTGCCCGGCTATATCATCCCGTTCGATGTCAATTCCCAAGGCGTAACGAGCTTCATGCTGGTGCCCTACGTGGGCGCCTGCATCCACACGCCCCCACCGCCACCCAACCAGCTTGTCTTCGTCACCACGAAAACCCCCTGGCCCAGCGACTCCCTATGGGATCCGGTCTGGGTCTCGGGGCGGCTCTCGGCCAAGTCCATGAAGACCCAGATCGCGGATGTCGGATACCGGATGACCGCCGAGCGGATCGAGGTCTACGAATGGCAGTGA
- a CDS encoding DUF3299 domain-containing protein has translation MLLFLAASGFAGQALADTVVALEWRDLLPEDDTSLPGNLQGILPHDESSMAARQPPSTGIRTDWTGKIVQISGFIVPLDHEGTGITAFILVPYIGACVHVPPPPANQLVFVTTGTPFESSGMFEPVTVTGMFGTASRSTQLAEIGYALSADDIQSFRR, from the coding sequence ATGCTTCTATTCCTCGCCGCATCGGGGTTTGCCGGGCAGGCGCTGGCCGACACGGTGGTCGCGTTGGAATGGCGCGACCTTCTGCCAGAGGACGACACGTCTCTGCCCGGCAACCTGCAAGGTATCCTGCCGCATGACGAAAGCAGCATGGCAGCCCGTCAGCCGCCATCCACAGGCATCCGCACCGACTGGACCGGCAAGATCGTCCAGATCTCGGGCTTTATCGTGCCGCTCGACCACGAGGGTACCGGCATCACCGCGTTCATCCTGGTGCCTTACATCGGCGCCTGCGTCCACGTGCCCCCGCCCCCGGCGAACCAGCTGGTCTTCGTGACCACCGGCACGCCCTTCGAAAGCTCCGGCATGTTCGAGCCCGTGACGGTCACCGGCATGTTCGGCACGGCGTCGCGGTCCACCCAACTGGCCGAGATCGGCTATGCCCTTTCGGCGGACGATATCCAGAGCTTCAGGCGTTGA
- a CDS encoding phosphoenolpyruvate carboxylase: MPSVLLNAACDGTQDGEAYAVDLRRALFELWSNVLERRAPHVSEWARNDSEGAIPTGAAAVPYLQALNIWFQLLRIVEENAAIRDRRQTETQTGAETVPSSFAQALDRHDLTPERLAEISASLSVGPTLTAHPTEAKRVTILEIHRRIYRSLVALEAQRWTTRERTGILADIEGEIDLLWMTGELRLERPGLSDEIEWGLQFFRDGIFDAVPQVFEQFEQAAANRFGTFDMVSPCIRFHSWIGGDRDGNPNVTTDSTAHALKRARDTAMDMYREHLRIAAERLSISNRIVPLNSEMQAELERLASVSPYRDRNPNELFRQATSAILHRLETYRHVSHFITDLEIIETALASVDARHLAQRYIRPVRWRAQVFGFSIYTLDIRQNSTVTTETIAEIWRQRDDGNVPEYGDPAWSKRLRSELSEPQLPAPDGNALSDQANELIDLLTLMSKRRYGPDPAALGPFILSMTRSSDDLLGVFLLARYAGFGAETLEIKVVPLFETIEDLRAAPDILLGLLDVPLAKRSLTRDGSAIEVMLGYSDSNKDGGFVCSTCELDQAQRRITRVLKSKGLTPVFFHGRGGSVSRGGAPMDRAIAAQPTNTVSGRMRLTEQGEVVSANYANRGTAAAHLELLASSVLKHSADADDPPRAPEFNEALEALSGLSQTAYSTLLHMPGFIDYFQQASPVEELAMLKIGSRPARRFGAASLADLRAIPWVFAWSQNRHLITGWYGFGSAIEAFRKFQGTRGEDTLLAMFERTKLFRLIADEVEKSLFQADLDIAEEYASLVTDDDIRRRVTDAIAKEYALACSGIAFLTGSEKIAERFPRMRARFDRIRPGLDRVNTLQVALLREVRSREEPNRVSIPLLQSMNSISSGLGWTG; the protein is encoded by the coding sequence ATGCCGTCTGTCCTGCTGAATGCCGCCTGCGACGGCACCCAAGACGGCGAGGCTTATGCGGTCGACCTGCGCCGGGCACTTTTCGAGCTGTGGAGCAATGTCCTTGAACGACGTGCACCGCACGTGTCCGAATGGGCGCGGAACGACAGCGAGGGGGCGATCCCCACCGGGGCCGCTGCCGTGCCTTATCTTCAGGCCCTGAATATCTGGTTCCAACTTTTGCGTATCGTCGAGGAAAATGCGGCGATCCGCGACCGGCGCCAAACCGAAACGCAAACCGGGGCCGAAACCGTGCCGAGCAGTTTCGCGCAGGCCCTCGACCGCCATGATCTGACCCCGGAACGCCTCGCAGAGATCTCGGCCAGCCTTTCCGTCGGACCGACCCTGACCGCGCATCCGACCGAAGCCAAGCGGGTGACGATCCTGGAAATCCACCGCAGGATCTATCGCAGCCTCGTTGCGCTGGAAGCGCAACGGTGGACCACCCGCGAACGCACAGGCATTCTGGCCGATATCGAAGGCGAGATCGACCTTCTATGGATGACGGGCGAACTGCGGCTGGAACGTCCCGGCCTGAGCGACGAGATCGAATGGGGGCTGCAGTTCTTCCGTGACGGAATCTTCGACGCCGTGCCGCAGGTGTTCGAACAGTTCGAGCAGGCGGCAGCGAACCGCTTCGGGACCTTCGACATGGTTTCGCCTTGCATCCGCTTCCACTCCTGGATCGGAGGCGATCGTGACGGCAATCCGAACGTGACCACCGACAGTACCGCCCATGCTCTCAAACGGGCGCGCGATACGGCGATGGACATGTACCGAGAGCATCTGCGCATCGCCGCCGAGCGTCTGAGCATTAGCAACCGGATCGTCCCGTTGAATTCGGAAATGCAGGCAGAGCTAGAGCGCCTCGCCTCGGTTTCACCCTACCGTGACCGCAACCCCAACGAGCTTTTTCGACAGGCGACTTCCGCGATCCTGCACCGGCTTGAAACCTATCGCCATGTCAGCCATTTCATCACCGACCTCGAAATCATCGAGACCGCGCTCGCCTCGGTCGACGCCCGGCATCTGGCGCAGCGTTATATCCGCCCGGTGCGCTGGCGGGCACAGGTTTTCGGGTTCAGCATCTATACGCTCGACATCCGACAGAACTCGACCGTAACAACAGAAACGATCGCGGAGATTTGGCGCCAGCGGGACGATGGCAACGTGCCGGAGTATGGCGATCCGGCGTGGTCGAAACGGCTTCGGTCGGAACTGTCTGAGCCGCAGCTGCCTGCGCCTGACGGCAACGCGCTGTCCGATCAGGCAAACGAGTTGATCGACCTGCTGACCTTGATGTCGAAACGCCGCTACGGGCCGGACCCGGCCGCGTTAGGCCCCTTCATCCTGTCCATGACGCGCTCGTCCGACGACCTGTTGGGGGTCTTCCTGCTGGCCCGGTACGCAGGGTTCGGCGCCGAAACACTGGAAATCAAGGTCGTGCCGCTGTTCGAGACCATCGAGGATTTGCGCGCCGCCCCCGATATCCTTCTTGGCCTGCTCGATGTTCCGCTGGCGAAGCGCAGCCTGACGCGGGACGGTTCGGCTATCGAAGTCATGCTGGGCTACTCGGACAGCAACAAGGATGGCGGCTTTGTCTGCTCGACCTGCGAGCTTGACCAGGCACAGCGCAGGATCACGCGCGTTCTGAAATCGAAAGGTCTGACCCCGGTCTTCTTTCACGGCCGCGGCGGTTCGGTCAGTCGTGGCGGCGCGCCGATGGATCGCGCCATCGCGGCGCAACCGACCAACACCGTTTCGGGACGGATGCGGCTGACGGAACAGGGCGAGGTGGTGTCGGCCAACTACGCCAACCGCGGTACCGCCGCCGCGCACCTTGAGCTTTTGGCGTCCAGCGTTCTGAAGCATTCGGCGGATGCGGACGACCCACCCCGCGCGCCGGAATTCAACGAGGCGCTGGAGGCGCTGTCAGGCTTGTCCCAAACCGCCTATTCCACGCTGCTGCACATGCCCGGCTTCATCGACTATTTCCAGCAGGCCAGCCCGGTCGAGGAACTGGCAATGCTCAAGATCGGCTCGCGTCCCGCGCGCCGGTTCGGTGCCGCGTCGCTGGCTGACCTGAGGGCGATACCGTGGGTCTTTGCATGGTCGCAGAACCGCCACCTGATCACCGGCTGGTATGGGTTCGGTTCGGCCATCGAAGCGTTCCGGAAGTTTCAGGGCACCCGTGGCGAAGACACGCTTCTGGCGATGTTCGAGCGTACCAAGCTCTTTCGCCTGATTGCCGACGAGGTCGAGAAGTCCTTGTTCCAGGCCGATCTGGACATTGCGGAGGAATACGCGTCGCTGGTCACGGATGACGATATTCGGCGGCGCGTGACTGATGCGATCGCCAAGGAATACGCGCTCGCATGCAGCGGTATCGCTTTCCTGACCGGGAGTGAGAAGATTGCCGAAAGGTTTCCGCGTATGCGCGCGCGTTTCGACAGGATTCGCCCCGGGCTGGACCGGGTCAATACCCTGCAGGTCGCATTGCTACGCGAGGTGCGGTCCCGTGAAGAGCCGAACCGTGTTTCCATCCCGCTCCTGCAATCGATGAATTCGATTTCATCGGGCCTTGGATGGACCGGATAG
- a CDS encoding class I SAM-dependent methyltransferase has protein sequence MPSDKPIQIVKDRANERSADFIEANIANALLFGRKSHLLDYVATLIKDEGLMIECGVFTGGSINHMAGLHPDRTLFGFDSFEGLSENWTGNHHKSGHFDLGGQLPKVEPNVELVKGWIDDTFQPFLKKNPGDIAYLHVDTDTYQPAKTILQLAKPRLRVGSVILFDELFGYPAWEHHEYKALTETIPEDKYEFVAFSQMQAALRITKALK, from the coding sequence ATGCCAAGTGACAAACCGATACAGATCGTAAAGGACCGGGCCAACGAACGCTCGGCGGATTTCATCGAAGCCAACATCGCCAACGCGCTTCTGTTCGGCAGGAAGTCGCATCTTCTCGATTATGTGGCCACCTTGATTAAGGATGAGGGGCTGATGATCGAGTGCGGCGTCTTCACTGGCGGCTCAATCAACCATATGGCGGGCCTGCATCCCGATCGAACACTCTTCGGCTTCGACAGTTTCGAGGGCTTGTCCGAGAACTGGACAGGCAACCATCACAAGAGCGGGCATTTTGATCTCGGCGGGCAACTTCCGAAGGTCGAGCCCAATGTTGAACTCGTCAAGGGCTGGATCGACGACACATTCCAGCCTTTCCTCAAGAAGAACCCGGGCGACATCGCCTATCTTCATGTCGATACCGACACATATCAACCGGCGAAGACCATTCTGCAACTGGCGAAACCGCGGCTGCGCGTCGGCTCTGTCATCCTGTTCGACGAATTGTTCGGGTACCCCGCGTGGGAGCATCATGAATACAAGGCGCTCACCGAAACCATTCCCGAGGACAAATATGAATTCGTCGCGTTTTCACAGATGCAGGCTGCACTGCGAATTACCAAAGCCCTGAAATAG
- the glf gene encoding UDP-galactopyranose mutase — translation MQKKTGGEGNRRDVWIAGAGLSAAVVARELAEAGYHVQVFEARDHIAGNCYTERDPETGIILHRYGPHIFHTGDDEVWDYVNRFTTFVPYDHKVWTTVGGRVFPLPISLATINQFYGRAMGPAEARDFLADIAEDIAHPENFEEQALSMIGRDLYEAFFKGYTEKQWGRSPTELPASILKRLPVRFSYEGSYFAHAHQALPSDGYTPMVEAMLDHPSITVHISTALDPAEVPDGVHLFWSGPLDAYFDHVHGHLGYRTLDFRHERSSGDFQGCPVMNYGEPDVPYTRITEHKHFAPWESHDSTIITREYSREAGPDDIPYYPIRLTNEKEQLALYVKAAQETQGVTFLGRLATYRYLDMDVCIREALDASRVFLAAEAKGERLPALLVSP, via the coding sequence ATGCAAAAGAAAACGGGCGGCGAAGGAAACCGGAGAGACGTGTGGATCGCAGGCGCGGGGCTGTCCGCGGCGGTCGTGGCACGCGAGTTGGCGGAGGCCGGGTATCACGTTCAGGTCTTCGAGGCGCGAGACCACATTGCCGGCAACTGCTACACCGAACGCGACCCGGAAACCGGCATCATATTGCACCGCTACGGGCCGCACATCTTTCACACCGGGGATGACGAGGTGTGGGACTACGTCAACCGCTTCACCACCTTCGTGCCTTACGACCACAAGGTCTGGACGACCGTTGGCGGGCGTGTCTTCCCGCTGCCCATCAGCCTTGCCACGATCAACCAGTTCTACGGCCGCGCCATGGGACCGGCCGAGGCGAGGGATTTCCTTGCCGACATCGCCGAAGACATCGCGCACCCTGAAAATTTCGAGGAACAGGCGCTTTCGATGATCGGCCGCGACCTGTACGAGGCGTTCTTCAAGGGTTACACCGAAAAACAGTGGGGCCGGTCCCCGACCGAACTTCCCGCGTCGATCCTCAAGCGCCTGCCGGTCCGCTTCTCCTACGAGGGGAGCTACTTTGCCCATGCCCACCAGGCGCTTCCGAGCGACGGCTACACGCCAATGGTCGAGGCCATGCTCGACCATCCTTCGATCACGGTGCACATCTCGACAGCGCTCGATCCCGCAGAGGTGCCGGACGGCGTGCATCTCTTCTGGTCCGGGCCGCTTGACGCCTATTTCGACCACGTCCACGGGCATCTGGGCTACCGCACGCTCGATTTCCGTCACGAGCGCAGCAGCGGCGATTTCCAGGGCTGTCCGGTCATGAACTACGGCGAACCGGATGTGCCCTATACCCGCATCACCGAGCACAAGCATTTCGCACCTTGGGAAAGCCACGACAGCACGATCATCACCCGCGAATACTCGCGCGAGGCAGGGCCAGACGATATCCCCTACTACCCGATCCGCCTGACGAACGAAAAGGAACAACTCGCGCTCTACGTAAAGGCCGCGCAGGAAACGCAAGGCGTAACCTTCCTCGGTCGGCTTGCAACCTACCGCTATCTCGACATGGATGTCTGCATCCGCGAGGCGCTCGATGCCTCCCGCGTCTTTCTTGCCGCCGAAGCGAAGGGCGAGCGTTTGCCGGCGCTACTGGTTTCTCCCTGA
- a CDS encoding heme-binding protein, whose protein sequence is MNLELANALIASALEYRHAHDMKPLTIAVIDAGGHLVALQREDGTSNLRPEIAQGKAKGAVAMGLGSRALYTRAQEQPFFIDAMNALNRGQLVPVPGGVLIYRDETLIGAIGITGDSSDNDEACAVSALSAHGLTAGTG, encoded by the coding sequence ATGAACCTTGAACTTGCGAATGCACTGATCGCTTCTGCCCTGGAGTATCGGCATGCGCATGACATGAAACCCCTCACGATTGCGGTGATTGATGCCGGAGGGCATCTTGTTGCGCTTCAGCGCGAGGATGGCACGAGCAACCTGCGACCGGAAATTGCACAGGGCAAGGCAAAAGGTGCAGTGGCAATGGGCCTGGGGTCGCGGGCGCTGTATACCCGGGCACAGGAACAACCGTTCTTTATCGACGCCATGAACGCACTGAACCGGGGCCAGCTGGTGCCTGTTCCCGGCGGTGTCTTGATATACCGCGATGAGACGCTGATCGGGGCAATCGGTATCACGGGTGATAGCTCGGACAACGATGAAGCATGCGCCGTGTCCGCCTTGAGCGCGCATGGTCTGACTGCGGGAACAGGTTGA